A stretch of DNA from Hydrogenophaga sp. SL48:
GCCACAGGGCGCGAGGCCGCGCGTGTGTTCGGGGGCGAAACGGCGGCCGTCGGCCGGGTGGCGGGCATCGCCACGCCACTGGCTGGGTGCGCCGATCAGCGTGGCGGCGGCTTCGTGGCCGTCTTCGGGCTGGCCGCTCACGTAGCCCATGGGCTTGTGCAGCAGGATCGTCACCTGGCCCGCCTGCTGGTGGCGCGCCTGGGGCAGCACCTCCACGTTGGCGTCGGGCGCCACGGGCATGCCCATGACGGCGGGCTCGCCGTTGACCAGCACCCAGCCGCGCGCGATCCACTCGTCGGCCTCGCGGCGCGAGCACAGGCCGAGGTCGGCCATGCGTTTGTTGAGGCGGATTTCACCGCGCACGTTGCCCACGCGGGCGAGGTCGGGCCGGTGCGGCTGCACCGGGCGCGGGGCAGCGGACGGCGCGCGTTGCGGGCGGTCGGCCGCGCCATAGGGTGCGTCGCGCGGGTCGGCGCGGCGCGGGGCCGGACGCTCGCTCCAGCCACGGTCGTCACCGCGCGGTGCGGCTCCGGGGCCTGAGCGCGGGCGGTCGCCGGTGGGTCGGGGGCCTGTGGGCCGGTCGCTGCCCGGGCGGTCGGCGCCATAGCGGGGCCGCTCGGCACGCTCGCCTTCGGGGCCAGCCCGTTGGGCACCGCGGCCAGGTGAGGGTTCACGCGGCGGCTTGGGGGCGGAGGCCGACACGCTCTTGGCGCGGGCCGGACCGGGCGGGCGCACCGGGGCGCGGCGCGGCGCGAAGGGGTCGGGGGCGGTCTTTTTGGCGGCGCCCGGGGTGAGCTTGAGGGTGCGTGCGGGCTTGTCGGTGGTCATGGAGGGGATCATCCCAGATTGGCGCGGCGGCATCGGCACAATCGACGGTTTGTGACCCCAGATCAAGGTGCCTCTCGATGAAACGTTTCCCTGCCACCTGCGCAGCTTTGAGCCTCCTGCTGCTGAACGCGTGTGCCGCGCGGTCCAACCCGGATGCAGAGCCACCGATTTCCGAGCGCACCTACGCGGATCACGGCTGCGCCGACCTGGGCGAGGCCTGGCGCGACATGCGCGACCACGAAGACCAGCTGAGCGGCGAGGTCGCGCGCATCGCGAGCGGGCAGCCGGTCACCGATTCCCCGCGTCCGCCGAAGGACCGCGGCCACGCCCAGGCGCTGGACGCGGTGCGCGCCCACCTGGACGCGATCCGGGCGCGCGCCAGCCGCACGGCCTGCACCTTGCCGACGGGCACCACGGCGCGCAATTGAGGTTCACGAGGCCTGCCTCCGGAGCGTGCCTCAATCTGGAAACCCCACCGGAGCGCGTGCCTCAACCCAGAACGCGGTGGAACCGGCTTCGCCGGGCCACTCGCGTTGTCCCCCCGGGGGGAAGCCGCGAAGCGGCGCAGGGGGGCCTACAACTCGCCTTGCCGCAGCGCCGCAAGGTCCAGCACCCGCAGGCCGCCGTACTCGATGCGGATCCAGCCCTTCTCAGCCAGCGTGGACAGCGCTTCGTTGACCCGCTGGCGCGA
This window harbors:
- a CDS encoding pseudouridine synthase; this encodes MTTDKPARTLKLTPGAAKKTAPDPFAPRRAPVRPPGPARAKSVSASAPKPPREPSPGRGAQRAGPEGERAERPRYGADRPGSDRPTGPRPTGDRPRSGPGAAPRGDDRGWSERPAPRRADPRDAPYGAADRPQRAPSAAPRPVQPHRPDLARVGNVRGEIRLNKRMADLGLCSRREADEWIARGWVLVNGEPAVMGMPVAPDANVEVLPQARHQQAGQVTILLHKPMGYVSGQPEDGHEAAATLIGAPSQWRGDARHPADGRRFAPEHTRGLAPCGRLDIDSVGLLVLTQDGRIARQLIGESSGIEKEYLVRVHYAPNGPHGAGVVTQDVQSVFPAAQLARLRHGLSLDDQPLKPAQVDWMNPEQLRFILKEGKKRQIRRMCEQVGLHVVGLKRIRIGNVVLGNLPVGQWRYLGAGESF